In the genome of Candidatus Nitrosotenuis sp. DW1, one region contains:
- the eno gene encoding phosphopyruvate hydratase gives MPKISSIRGRLVYNSRGSKTVEIDVITDNKHLGRACAPSGASVGKYEAQSFTDNKPEKSLQVLNANIKKFIGLEADDLKSIQQVLRKIDSTSNYSKIGGAVAYAVTIASVDSAAKAKDEPMFKVISQAKKWRFPFPIGNILGGGAHAGPGTPDIQEILVCSVGAKTVRESIEMNLAVHKELGNVLRKKDPMFTNGRGDEGGWAPQMDNEKALDVSVKACENLGYTLGKEVALGVDFASSTQWDAKKKKYVYSRAGFENTPEEQIDFASDIIKKYKLIYAEDAVHEEAFDDMSEITAKFPKVLITGDDLTVTNAGILQKAIKKKSCNAAILKVNQAGSLYDALEFAEVATKNKVRLITSHRSGESTDHQISHIGIATGSKMLKVGVVGGERVAKLNELVRLSEHSLIRGMAEI, from the coding sequence TTGCCAAAGATCTCATCGATCAGAGGTAGACTAGTTTACAATAGCAGGGGAAGCAAGACCGTAGAGATTGATGTCATAACCGATAACAAGCACCTAGGACGTGCTTGCGCCCCATCTGGCGCAAGCGTAGGAAAATACGAGGCGCAAAGCTTTACAGATAACAAGCCAGAGAAAAGCCTCCAAGTACTAAACGCAAATATAAAAAAATTCATCGGCTTAGAAGCAGACGACCTAAAGTCAATCCAGCAGGTACTGCGCAAGATAGACAGCACGTCAAATTATTCCAAGATAGGGGGGGCAGTAGCATACGCCGTAACCATAGCGTCTGTGGATTCTGCCGCAAAGGCAAAAGACGAGCCAATGTTCAAGGTGATATCTCAGGCAAAAAAATGGCGTTTCCCGTTCCCCATAGGGAATATCTTGGGTGGAGGCGCTCATGCAGGCCCTGGAACGCCTGACATTCAGGAGATCCTAGTTTGTTCAGTTGGCGCAAAGACAGTAAGAGAGTCAATTGAGATGAATCTGGCAGTCCACAAGGAGCTTGGAAACGTACTGCGAAAAAAGGATCCAATGTTTACAAACGGTAGAGGAGACGAGGGAGGATGGGCACCGCAGATGGACAACGAAAAGGCGCTCGACGTATCGGTCAAGGCATGCGAGAACCTAGGATACACACTTGGAAAAGAGGTAGCACTTGGGGTAGACTTTGCATCATCCACCCAGTGGGATGCAAAAAAGAAAAAATACGTTTACTCTAGAGCAGGATTTGAAAACACGCCAGAAGAGCAAATCGACTTTGCATCAGACATAATCAAAAAATACAAACTAATCTATGCAGAGGATGCAGTCCATGAAGAAGCATTTGATGACATGTCAGAAATTACGGCAAAGTTCCCAAAGGTACTGATCACAGGTGACGACCTCACCGTAACAAATGCAGGAATCCTGCAAAAGGCAATAAAGAAAAAATCCTGCAACGCCGCAATACTCAAGGTAAATCAGGCTGGAAGCCTTTATGACGCACTAGAATTTGCCGAGGTAGCTACAAAAAACAAAGTCAGGCTCATCACATCTCATCGATCTGGAGAATCCACGGATCACCAGATTTCCCACATCGGAATTGCAACCGGCTCAAAGATGCTCAAAGTTGGCGTGGTTGGGGGAGAACGAGTGGCAAAACTAAACGAGCTAGTCAGATTATCAGAGCATAGTTTAATACGTGGCATGGCAGAGATTTAA
- a CDS encoding DNA-directed RNA polymerase subunit N encodes MLIPVRCFTCGNLIADKYEDYQNRIKSGEEPAKVLDSLGFKRYCCRRMLMTSVETIQQIIPFYEAIQRRYLEVQSELE; translated from the coding sequence GTGTTAATTCCAGTTAGATGTTTTACTTGTGGAAATCTAATTGCCGATAAATACGAAGATTATCAAAATAGAATCAAGTCCGGCGAAGAGCCAGCCAAAGTTTTAGATTCTCTTGGTTTCAAAAGATACTGCTGCAGAAGAATGCTCATGACGTCTGTCGAAACAATACAACAGATAATTCCATTCTACGAGGCAATACAAAGACGCTACTTAGAAGTCCAATCTGAGTTAGAGTAG
- a CDS encoding translin family protein, translating into MSLKDAKASLSKISKSLEKTQDSREDLIKNTRQIITLCSESIISIHRNDTKNAAVKIQSAKRLLEKFRKEIDQSLYRYLIPSEQEFVEASSFLAIIQHKPVPTFESLKVKEESYVLGLLDCVGELRRNIYDRIRTGNLEEAKKTFDLMEDLYLELYPFASFDKVVKEARRKLDVDRILVEETRTALTEEIRRQELIDTIKKIKK; encoded by the coding sequence ATGTCACTAAAAGATGCAAAAGCGTCGCTGTCAAAAATTTCAAAATCCTTGGAAAAAACTCAGGACAGCCGGGAAGATCTCATAAAAAACACTCGCCAGATCATCACGCTGTGCAGCGAATCAATCATTAGCATTCACAGAAACGATACGAAAAATGCCGCTGTAAAAATTCAAAGTGCAAAAAGACTCTTGGAAAAATTCCGAAAAGAGATTGATCAAAGCCTGTACCGATACCTGATACCGTCAGAGCAGGAGTTTGTGGAAGCATCATCATTTTTAGCAATCATACAACACAAGCCGGTTCCCACCTTTGAGTCATTAAAGGTGAAAGAGGAGTCATATGTTTTGGGGCTGCTTGACTGTGTGGGAGAACTGAGGAGAAACATCTACGATAGAATCAGAACTGGAAATCTCGAGGAGGCAAAAAAAACATTTGACTTGATGGAGGATCTCTACTTGGAATTATACCCGTTTGCGTCATTTGACAAAGTGGTAAAAGAGGCAAGACGGAAACTCGATGTCGACAGAATTCTAGTTGAGGAAACAAGAACTGCGCTTACCGAGGAAATAAGACGACAAGAGCTAATTGACACGATCAAGAAAATTAAAAAATAA
- a CDS encoding NAD(P)H-hydrate epimerase, which yields MEITVKQMYQIEENGHQMGFPRQLMMENAGASLVKELVNKFGNLSSKNVLVFAGLGNNGGDALVVARHLAGHGSKVTVVLLGDPKDIKTIECKANWQVLQKMKSVKLTHAINDVYDMKPDIIVDGILGTGISGTIREPQASAIDLINKTKAFKVAVDVPTGLDPDTGLTSDKYVTADMTVTFHKMKRGMPKSADICGTIFVEKIGIPPEAEIGVL from the coding sequence GTGGAAATCACTGTAAAGCAGATGTATCAGATTGAGGAAAATGGCCACCAGATGGGCTTTCCACGTCAGCTGATGATGGAAAACGCAGGCGCGTCATTGGTAAAAGAACTTGTAAATAAATTTGGAAATCTGTCTTCAAAAAATGTACTCGTCTTTGCAGGACTTGGAAACAACGGCGGGGACGCACTAGTTGTCGCAAGACACCTGGCGGGACATGGGAGCAAGGTGACGGTGGTTCTGCTTGGTGACCCAAAGGACATCAAAACAATAGAATGCAAGGCAAACTGGCAAGTCTTGCAAAAAATGAAGTCAGTAAAACTAACACATGCCATCAATGACGTGTATGATATGAAGCCAGACATCATAGTTGATGGGATTTTAGGAACAGGCATATCTGGCACTATCCGAGAGCCACAAGCATCGGCAATTGATCTGATAAACAAAACCAAGGCATTCAAGGTAGCAGTGGACGTCCCGACCGGCCTGGATCCTGACACTGGCCTGACCTCTGACAAGTACGTTACAGCTGACATGACTGTGACCTTTCATAAAATGAAACGGGGAATGCCAAAAAGCGCAGACATCTGCGGAACAATATTTGTTGAAAAAATCGGCATCCCACCAGAAGCGGAAATTGGGGTCCTATGA
- a CDS encoding hydroxyacylglutathione hydrolase family protein — MIVHQLQVGNMQNFTYVLEDEDTSQAIILDPSWDLDEVNRIIEKNNLTVKYIVNTHHHFDHTLGNESMAKETGAKIIQYASSTLKHDISVSGGDKIKFGNSELEVIYTPGHSKDSMCLVGDGKIFSGDTLFVGTCGRVDLPGGDARELYHSLVDTLRKLDDDLLMYPGHNYGTTPTSTIGEQKRTNLVMQPRTEQEFLEMMGIG; from the coding sequence ATGATAGTACACCAGCTCCAAGTGGGAAACATGCAGAATTTCACCTACGTCCTAGAGGACGAGGATACAAGCCAGGCAATAATACTGGATCCGTCATGGGATCTTGACGAGGTAAATAGAATCATAGAAAAAAACAATCTTACGGTAAAATACATTGTGAACACGCATCATCACTTTGATCACACCTTGGGCAACGAGTCAATGGCAAAAGAGACTGGCGCAAAAATCATCCAGTATGCATCATCGACCCTAAAGCACGACATTTCTGTGTCAGGTGGTGACAAGATAAAGTTTGGAAACTCGGAGCTGGAGGTCATTTACACACCTGGACACTCAAAGGACAGCATGTGCCTTGTGGGTGATGGAAAAATCTTTTCAGGTGACACATTGTTTGTTGGGACTTGTGGCAGGGTAGACTTGCCGGGTGGAGACGCACGCGAGTTGTACCATAGTCTAGTTGATACCTTGAGAAAATTAGACGATGATCTGCTGATGTATCCTGGCCATAATTACGGGACAACTCCGACATCCACAATTGGAGAGCAAAAAAGAACGAACCTTGTAATGCAGCCAAGGACTGAGCAAGAGTTTTTGGAAATGATGGGAATCGGCTAG
- the cobT gene encoding nicotinate mononucleotide-dependent phosphoribosyltransferase CobT, with the protein MFSLVISYTDTCTIPGITIAGKNPDLLAYTPPADAEFLNFGYCRCIDAIPMSPDGKPTPGLLTKTALEAASISNVVINAGSKITPKLPYFETGLDYGRNIALEPAMQPDSVTQAVEYGRMIGRTLGSFTDCLVIGETIPGGTTTAQAVLTGLGVKAKVSSSMPENPISLKNKIANDALAKIKSTNPFDVVAAVGDPMIPTVAGMLSTASSLTKVILAGGTQMAAVLAFSKMTGYEKKNTAIGTTSYVIDDHTANLVDTIKQIDDIPVISAKLALKDSKIDGLRAFADGFVKEGVGAGGASIAAMLKVGIDAKHLLELSEAEYQKTISQSRI; encoded by the coding sequence ATGTTCTCACTAGTCATATCGTATACTGATACCTGCACAATTCCTGGGATAACCATAGCTGGAAAAAACCCTGACCTCTTGGCGTATACCCCCCCCGCAGACGCAGAGTTCCTCAACTTTGGGTACTGCAGATGCATAGATGCCATTCCGATGAGTCCTGACGGGAAGCCAACGCCTGGACTTCTTACAAAAACGGCACTAGAGGCAGCAAGCATCTCAAACGTTGTGATAAATGCAGGAAGCAAGATCACGCCAAAACTGCCCTACTTTGAAACCGGGCTGGATTATGGCAGAAACATTGCACTGGAGCCTGCAATGCAGCCTGACTCTGTCACACAGGCAGTGGAATACGGAAGAATGATTGGACGGACACTGGGCTCGTTTACAGACTGTTTAGTGATTGGCGAGACTATTCCTGGTGGAACGACAACTGCACAGGCAGTACTCACCGGCCTTGGAGTCAAAGCAAAAGTCAGCTCATCCATGCCTGAAAACCCAATATCATTAAAAAATAAGATTGCAAATGATGCACTTGCAAAAATCAAATCAACAAACCCTTTTGATGTTGTGGCGGCTGTTGGAGACCCTATGATTCCAACCGTTGCAGGAATGCTCAGCACTGCGTCTTCGCTGACCAAGGTGATTCTTGCAGGCGGAACCCAGATGGCAGCAGTACTTGCATTTTCAAAGATGACTGGATATGAGAAAAAAAACACTGCAATAGGAACCACCTCTTACGTGATTGATGATCATACCGCGAATCTAGTTGACACCATAAAACAAATTGACGACATCCCAGTCATATCTGCAAAACTTGCACTAAAGGACTCCAAGATAGATGGGTTGAGGGCATTTGCAGACGGCTTTGTAAAGGAGGGGGTGGGTGCAGGTGGCGCATCTATTGCAGCAATGCTAAAGGTTGGAATTGACGCAAAACACTTGCTGGAATTATCTGAAGCAGAATATCAAAAGACTATTTCACAGTCACGGATTTAG
- the glmS gene encoding glutamine--fructose-6-phosphate transaminase (isomerizing), whose product MCSIIGYYGDGLAAPILVKGLKRMEYRGYDSVGVATETGNEISVKKGVGKVSEVNNALHLDAMLGNVGIGHTRWATHGNVTDANAHPHPSSSGKIAIVHNGIIDNYGELKSDLEKRGYVFKSQTDSEVIANLLQFNFDEVHDIKSAMMRTVSKLKGHYAFVAMFQNGTLAAARYHEPLIVGIGKNGYFMSSDVLGFIEKTDDAIYLDNGELVVLDQVGIHIFNFEGIPVKHQITKVSKEFADVYKGDYAHFTLKEISEQPETVIQAGEKSKAAIDSVTDVLKHAKNIYITGSGTSYNAALVAKYLWQKYAKIKAEPIISSEVFFAPDTIEPNSILVAVSQSGESADVLEAVNIAKKSNSKILAIVNTLTSSLAQESSLVIGMNCGPEIGVAATKSFTAQLSIIYKITEKLCDGCIKLDSRKISESIAKILEDHSKIKEIAKELREISDIYILGRGVHYPIAAESALKLKELTYIHAEGIPGGELKHGPLALMDSSVYVIIINPNDFTYNDTLTSAREIKARGAKIIGISDKPSDVYDHWIEIPAIDEALYPLIEIIPIQLLAYYAAIEKDTDPDYPRNLAKSVTVK is encoded by the coding sequence ATGTGTTCTATAATCGGCTATTATGGCGACGGCTTGGCAGCACCAATTCTCGTAAAAGGCCTAAAAAGAATGGAATATCGTGGATATGACAGCGTAGGCGTTGCGACCGAGACAGGTAATGAGATCAGCGTAAAAAAGGGAGTCGGAAAAGTATCTGAGGTCAACAACGCATTACACCTAGATGCAATGCTAGGAAACGTAGGAATCGGCCACACAAGATGGGCAACCCATGGAAACGTAACAGACGCCAACGCACACCCACATCCGAGCAGCTCCGGTAAAATCGCCATAGTTCACAACGGAATAATCGATAATTATGGCGAGCTAAAATCAGATCTTGAAAAACGAGGATATGTTTTCAAGAGCCAGACAGATAGCGAGGTAATTGCAAATCTATTACAGTTTAACTTTGACGAAGTACATGACATCAAAAGCGCCATGATGCGCACTGTGTCAAAACTAAAGGGTCACTATGCATTTGTCGCAATGTTTCAGAACGGAACACTTGCTGCTGCAAGATACCACGAGCCACTCATAGTTGGAATTGGAAAAAATGGCTACTTTATGTCAAGTGACGTCTTGGGGTTCATAGAAAAAACTGACGACGCGATATATCTTGACAATGGGGAACTGGTTGTACTTGATCAGGTTGGCATTCATATTTTTAATTTTGAGGGAATTCCAGTAAAGCATCAGATAACTAAGGTATCAAAGGAATTTGCAGACGTATACAAGGGAGACTATGCGCATTTTACACTAAAAGAAATATCAGAACAGCCAGAGACAGTAATACAGGCAGGCGAAAAGTCAAAGGCCGCAATTGATTCTGTTACAGACGTTCTAAAGCATGCAAAAAACATCTACATCACTGGAAGTGGCACTAGCTACAATGCAGCGCTTGTCGCAAAATATCTTTGGCAGAAATATGCAAAGATAAAGGCAGAGCCAATAATATCAAGCGAGGTATTTTTTGCACCAGACACGATAGAGCCAAACTCCATACTTGTTGCTGTTTCACAAAGCGGGGAAAGCGCAGACGTTTTAGAGGCAGTAAACATTGCAAAAAAATCAAATTCAAAGATACTTGCAATAGTCAACACGCTGACTTCGTCTTTGGCACAGGAATCGTCGCTAGTCATAGGCATGAACTGCGGGCCAGAAATTGGAGTTGCTGCGACAAAGAGCTTTACCGCTCAACTAAGCATAATCTACAAGATAACTGAAAAGCTCTGCGACGGATGCATCAAACTGGATAGTCGAAAAATTTCAGAATCCATCGCAAAGATACTAGAGGACCACTCTAAGATCAAGGAGATAGCAAAGGAGCTAAGGGAGATCTCCGACATTTACATTTTGGGAAGAGGCGTGCATTACCCAATTGCAGCAGAATCTGCACTAAAGCTTAAAGAACTAACATACATTCACGCAGAGGGAATACCTGGAGGAGAGCTAAAGCACGGGCCGCTGGCACTCATGGACTCGAGTGTCTATGTCATAATAATAAATCCAAATGACTTTACCTACAACGACACGCTTACTAGCGCGCGCGAAATCAAGGCGCGCGGCGCAAAAATAATTGGGATATCAGACAAGCCAAGTGACGTGTATGATCACTGGATTGAGATCCCAGCAATCGACGAGGCACTATACCCGTTAATTGAAATCATTCCAATACAGCTGCTTGCATATTATGCGGCAATTGAGAAAGATACCGACCCGGACTACCCAAGGAATTTGGCTAAATCCGTGACTGTGAAATAG